In Nicotiana tabacum cultivar K326 chromosome 17, ASM71507v2, whole genome shotgun sequence, one DNA window encodes the following:
- the LOC107768281 gene encoding monodehydroascorbate reductase 4, peroxisomal-like, with protein MGRAFVYVILGGGVAAGYAAHEFVKRGVSHGELCIISEEPVAPYERPALSKGYLLPEDPARLPAFHCCVGTNEERLTPKWYKEHGIELVLGTRVKSADVRRKTLLTATGETITYKILIVATGARALKLEEFGVSGSDADGVCYLRDLADANRLVNVMQSSSGGNAVVIGGGYIGMECAASLVISNINVTMVFPEAHCMARLFTPKIASYYEEFYKSKGVQFVKGTVLTSFDFDSDQKVTAVNLRDGTKLPADMVIVGIGIRPNTSLFEGQLTLEKGGIKVNGRMQSSNSSVYAVGDVATFPVKIFSETRRLEHVDSARKAARHAVAAIIEPEKTTEFDYLPFFYSRVFTLSWQFYGDNTGDVVHFGDFSGNRFGAYWVNKGQVVGSFLEGGTKEEYEAIAKITRLKPAIEDLADLEKQGLGFALTLSRIPEPSEEAVVVSSGSGSTLVMEKPLHAWHATAGVILAASIAAFAYWYGRRRRRW; from the exons ATGGGAAGGGCGTTTGTGTATGTAATATTGGGTGGTGGAGTTGCAGCTGGTTACGCAGCTCATGAATTTGTTAAACGAGGTGTCTCTCATGGTGAACTCTGCATCATCTCTGAAGAACCT GTTGCTCCTTATGAACGACCTGCATTAAGCAAGGGTTATTTACTACCAGAAG ATCCTGCACGTCTGCCTGCTTTTCATTGTTGTGTCGGTACGAATGAGGAAAGGTTGACCCCGAAGTGGTACAAGGAACATG GCATTGAATTGGTCCTTGGAACTCGTGTAAAATCAGCTGACGTGAGACGGAAGACACTGTTGACTGCAACTGGTGAGACCATAACCTACAAGATTCTCATAGTGGCAACTGGTGCTCGG GCTTTGAAGCTTGAAGAGTTTGGAGTGAGTGGATCAGATGCTgatggtgtatgttatttacgAGATTTGGCTGATGCAAACAGGCTGGTTAATGTGATGCAATCCAGCAGTGGTGGGAATGCTGTTGTAATTGGTGGTGGCTACATAGGAATGGAATGTGCTGCTTCTTTGGTGATCAGCAACATAAATGTTACCATGGTCTTTCCAGAAGCACATTGTA TGGCCCGCCTATTTACTCCTAAGATTGCAAGTTACTACGAAGAATTTTACAAGTCAAAAGGAGTTCAGTTTGTCAAGGGAACGGTCTTGACATCATTTGATTTTGACTCTGATCAGAAG GTCACTGCAGTGAATCTGAGAGATGGAACCAAGCTACCTGCTGACATGGTCATAGTTGGCATCGGAATCCGACCAAATACCAGCCTTTTTGAAGGGCAACTTACTCTCGAGAAAGGAGGGATAAAAGTCAATGGCCGAATGCAATCAAGCAACAGCTCAGTCTATGCTGTTGGGGATGTTGCTACTTTTCCTGTCAAAATTTTCAGTGAAACACGGAGACTTGAGCATGTTGATTCTGCAAGGAAGGCGGCAAGGCATGCAGTAGCTGCTATCATAGAACCAGAGAAAACAACCGAGTTTGACTACTTGCCATTCTTTTACTCCAGAGTGTTTACACTCTCTTGGCAGTTCTATGGAGACAATACTGGTGATGTAGTCCATTTTGGAGATTTCTCTGGAAATCGCTTCGGGGCATACTGGGTGAACAAGGGTCAAGTTGTTGGGTCTTTTCTAGAGGGTGGAACGAAAGAGGAGTATGAGGCTATTGCAAAGATCACAAGGCTCAAACCAGCAATTGAGGACTTGGCTGATCTTGAAAAACAAGGGTTAGGATTTGCTTTGACATTGAGTCGTATACCAGAGCCATCGGAGGAGGCTGTTGTTGTCAGCAGTGGTTCGGGTTCCACTCTTGTAATGGAGAAACCTTTACATGCTTGGCATGCAACAGCTGGAGTCATATTGGCTGCATCAATTGCTGCATTTGCATACTGGTATGGTCGGAGGCGTAGAAGGTGGTAA
- the LOC107768292 gene encoding large ribosomal subunit protein bL12c — MASTLSTITLRSPSPSTASSTHASIPFPKKALEFPIRTPKLHHRRATFLRPLAAVEAPEKVVQLGDEISNLTLADAQKLVEYLQDKLGVTAASFAPAAVAAAPGAAAEAPAVVEEKTEFDVVIDEVPSNARIATIKAVRALTSLALKEAKELIEGLPKKFKEGVSKDEAEDAKKQLEEAGAKVSIA, encoded by the coding sequence ATGGCTTCCACTTTATCCACAATTACTCTTCGCTCTCCTTCTCCTTCTACCGCTTCCTCAACACACGCCTCAATTCCATTCCCCAAAAAAGCCCTAGAATTCCCCATTCGCACTCCCAAACTCCACCACCGCCGAGCCACTTTCCTCCGCCCTCTCGCCGCCGTTGAAGCACCTGAGAAGGTAGTCCAGCTCGGAGATGAAATCTCCAATTTAACTCTCGCTGACGCTCAGAAACTCGTCGAGTACCTTCAGGATAAGCTTGGTGTTACCGCCGCATCCTTCGCTCCGGCCGCCGTCGCCGCCGCTCCTGGCGCCGCCGCCGAAGCTCCTGCTGTGGTGGAGGAGAAGACTGAATTTGACGTTGTTATTGACGAAGTTCCGAGTAATGCGAGAATTGCTACGATTAAGGCTGTTAGGGCTTTAACTAGTTTGGCTTTGAAAGAGGCAAAGGAATTGATTGAAGGATTGCCTAAGAAATTTAAGGAAGGTGTGTCTAAGGATGAGGCTGAAGATGCTAAGAAACAGCTTGAAGAAGCTGGTGCTAAAGTTTCTATTGCTTAA